The genome window CGGGATCTCCTTTGACCAGCGGGAGATCAGGGAACGCGACCTGGCAAAGATCCGCTCCATCAGGAACCACGCCAATATCTCCGCCGTGTCGCCCAAGGTCCTGGGTGGGGTGAAGATCGCAGGCCGGGATGTGCTCCTGGTCGGGGTCGATTTCGCCATGGAGCTGAAGATGAAGCAGTGGTGGAGCATCTTCGGCGACGTCCCGAAGACAGAGCACGAACTGCTGGTGGGAAGCGACGCTGCCAAGGCGCTCAACGTCATGAACGGCGACACCCTGACCATCAAGGGTGAGCAGTTCAAGGTGGCTGGCGTGCTGGATCAGACCGGCTCCCAGGACGACGGCCTGGTCTTTGCCGGCCTGGCAAAGGCCCAGAAACTCCTGGGCAAGGAGGGGCGGATCTCGCTGGTCGAGGTGGCTGCGCTCTGTTCCGGCTGCCCCATCGGCGACATGGTGGTGCAGATTGCCGAGAAGCTCCCGGATGCCAAGGTATCCGCCATCCAGCAGGTCGTTGCCACCCGTCTGCACGCCCTTGACCAGTTCAAGCGCTTTTCCTATGCCATGGCCGCGGTGGTGGTCTTCATCGGCTCCCTCATCGTCTTTGTCACCATGATGGGGAGCGTGACCGAGCGGACCGTGGAGATCGGCGTCTTCCGCGCCATCGGCTTCAGGAAGAGCCACATCATGCGGATCATCCTCCTTGAGGCAACCGTGGTGAGCATCATTGCCGGCCTGTTCGGCTATCTGACCGGTATGGGGGGCGCCAGGCTGGCGTTGCCCTTCATGGCCGAGAACCGGGATGCCGTGCTGGTCTGGGACCCGCTGGTGGCGGTGGGCGCAATCTGTCTGGCGCTCTTGCTCGGGCTCGTCGCCAGTCTCTACCCGGCGCTGCATGCGAGCAGGATGGATCCGACCGAAGCGCTGCGGGCGCTCTAGGAAACTCTGACAATCAATACGAGGTAAACAGATGGCATTGATCAATCTGCGCGACCTGCGCAAAGAGTATGTGAGTGACACCGAAACCGTCGAGGCGCTGCGGGGGGTGAGTTTCACCATCACTGCCGGCGAGTTCGTCTGCATCATGGGGCAGTCCGGCTCGGGCAAGAGCACGCTCCTCTCCGTGCTGGGGGGGATGAGCCACCCCTCGACCGGCGAGGTGACGATTGCGGGAAAACAGCTCTACGCGCTCTCCGACGACTCCCTCGCCGATTTCCGGGCCACCCACCTCGGTTTCGTTTTCCAGTCGTTCCACCTGATTCCCTATCTCACCGCGCGGGAGAACGTCATGCTCCCCCTGGCGATCACCAGGGAAAAGCGGGGGGAGAAGATCAGGGCGGCCGAGGAGGCCCTCACCAGGGTGGGGCTGGGGCGCAAGATGGACCGGCTTCCCAACCAGCTTTCCGGCGGCGAGCAGGAGCGGGTCGCCATTGCCAGGGCCATCGTCAACAAGCCGCACATCCTCCTGGCCGACGAACCGACCGGCAACCTGGACAGCAAGACCAGCGACGAGGTCATGGCGATCTTTAGGGAGCTGAACGAGGAAGGGCAGACCATTGTCATGGTCACCCACAACCCGGACAACTGCGCCTATGCCCACCGGACCATCTATCTGCGCGACGGCGTGGTGGTCAGCCAGGCCGAAATCTCCCTGGCAGCCTGATTACGAAAGCAACGCGAAAAAAAATTGTTGACTCTGCCGGAGCGATTTGGTACAAAACGAAACTCGTTGAGCGGGAATAACTCAGTGGTAGAGTGCAACCTTGCCAAGGTTGAAGTCGCGGGTTCGAATCCCGTTTCCCGCTCCAAAAAGTTCAAAAGAGGGTTCAAGGTCACTTGAATCCTCTTTTTGTTTTGGGCATGAACTGTCATGTTACACGCACGTTCCCTGTAGTTTCACACCGCTGTCAGCGCGAGCAGTTGGAAGTCCCAGCCTATCATTAACTACAACAAAATTTTTGACAAATTAACCAAATTGGTTATTATGATGCCATGGAAAAACGAACCTGGCATTACAGCCTCGATGAAATCAAAGAAGTCGTGCGCAGCCGGGGTATCCATGTTTTCACGCGGATAGCCCGTGAAAATGGTTTTAAAATGGGGCTTACGCATGCCCAACTCATCGAGGTTGTTCTGAATTTACGAGTAGCAGACCTTTACAAGTCGATGACCACACATAATGACCA of Geobacter sp. contains these proteins:
- a CDS encoding FtsX-like permease family protein, whose translation is MKLHSISFNNLRRRKAKMAFLTIGLMVGITTIVTLITLTRSMATDIEHKMEEFGANILITPQSNDLAMNYGGISLGGISFDQREIRERDLAKIRSIRNHANISAVSPKVLGGVKIAGRDVLLVGVDFAMELKMKQWWSIFGDVPKTEHELLVGSDAAKALNVMNGDTLTIKGEQFKVAGVLDQTGSQDDGLVFAGLAKAQKLLGKEGRISLVEVAALCSGCPIGDMVVQIAEKLPDAKVSAIQQVVATRLHALDQFKRFSYAMAAVVVFIGSLIVFVTMMGSVTERTVEIGVFRAIGFRKSHIMRIILLEATVVSIIAGLFGYLTGMGGARLALPFMAENRDAVLVWDPLVAVGAICLALLLGLVASLYPALHASRMDPTEALRAL
- a CDS encoding ATP-binding cassette domain-containing protein, which encodes MALINLRDLRKEYVSDTETVEALRGVSFTITAGEFVCIMGQSGSGKSTLLSVLGGMSHPSTGEVTIAGKQLYALSDDSLADFRATHLGFVFQSFHLIPYLTARENVMLPLAITREKRGEKIRAAEEALTRVGLGRKMDRLPNQLSGGEQERVAIARAIVNKPHILLADEPTGNLDSKTSDEVMAIFRELNEEGQTIVMVTHNPDNCAYAHRTIYLRDGVVVSQAEISLAA
- a CDS encoding type II toxin-antitoxin system MqsR family toxin, which encodes MEKRTWHYSLDEIKEVVRSRGIHVFTRIARENGFKMGLTHAQLIEVVLNLRVADLYKSMTTHNDHTLWQDVYHATTPNGKIAYIKLTLQAGAVVIQFKEK